In Hyphomicrobium denitrificans ATCC 51888, the DNA window GCGCCACCGCCTTTCCGCTCGCGGAATGGCCAAGCGGCGGGTCGGCTAGGGCAGACCTGTCCGTGGAGAAAGACCGATGTTGACGTTCGGGAAAGCGGCTCGGCGTGCCGCATGTGTCGCTTTATCTTTCGCAGCCTTGTTCGCCGGAGCGGCCACTCAGGCAGCGGACAAGGAAGTCAGAATCTTCAACTGGTCGGATTACATCGATCCGCAGATTCTTACCGATTTCACCAAAGAAACCGGCATCAAAGTCGTTTACGACGTTTATGACAGCAACGAAGTCCTAGAGACGAAACTGCTTGCGGGCGGCAGCGGATACGATGTCGTCGTTCCGACCGGGCCATTTCTTTCGCGGCAGATCACAGCAGGTGTTTTCCAGAAGCTCGATAAATCCAAGCTGCCCAATCTCTCCAACATGTGGCCGGAGATCATGAAGCAGCTTGCGATCTACGATCCCGGTAACGACTACGCCATCAACTACATGTGGGGTACGACGGGCATCGGCTACAACATTGGCAAGGTCAAGGAGCGCATGGCGGATGCGCCGGTCGATTCCTGGGATCTGATCTTCAAGCCGGAAATTCTAGCGAAGTTCAAGGATTGCGGCGTGATGATGCTCGATGCGCCGGACGATATTCTACCAGCGGCGCTCAACTATCTGGGTCTCGATCCCAACAGCAGCAAGCCGGAAGACATCGAGAAGGCCGGAGCGCTGATGGAAAAGGTGCGCCCGTTCGTTCAGAAATTCCATTCCTCCGAGTACATCAACGCGCTGGCGAACGGCGATATCTGCATCGCGGTCGGATACTCTGGCGATATTCTGCAGGCACGCACGCGTGCTCAGGAAGCCAAGAACGGGCAGGAGATCGGCTATTCGCTGCCGAAGCAGGGCGCGCAGATGTGGTTCGACGAAATGGCCATTCCGGCAGATGCAAAGCATCCCGAAGAAGCGCACGTTTTCCTGAACTACATGATGCGGCCGGAGGTGATCGCGAAGGCGTCGAACTATGTCTCGTACGCGAACGGAAACCTCGCCTCGCAGAAGCTGATCGACGAAACGATCACATCGGACAAATCGATCTATCCCGATCCCGATGGGATGAAGCGGCTGTTCGTCAAGACGGCTTACGATCCGAAGACGCAACGCGTCGTGACGAGAACCTGGACGAAAGTCGTTACAGGACAATAGGCAAATGACACACAGGGCTCGATCGATGATCGGGCCCTTTTTTGATTGCGCCGCTTTTTTGCGGTGCGCTGAAACAATCAATTCAAAGGATTTCGTCATGACGGTTGGGATGATCGGAGACGCCAAGCAGCCGGGCGCCGGTCCGCAGCGCGCCGGTCCGCGCACGGCTGCGCCGCAATCAGGCTTTGCGCCGTGGAAGGATCCCAACAAGTCGTCCATCGTCCGCTTCGAGAACGTCACCAAAAAATTCGACGATTTCGTCGCCGTCAACAATGTGACGCTCGATATCTACGAGCGAGAATTTTTTGCGCTGCTCGGGCCGTCCGGCTGCGGCAAGAGCACGTTGCTCCGAATGCTCGCGGGTTTCGAAATGCCGACAGACGGGCGCACGATCGTTGCCGGACAGGACATCACGAACCTGCCGCCTTACGAGCGGCCAGTGAACATGATGTTCCAATCCTACGCGCTGTTTCCGCATATGACGGTCGAGGGGAATATCGGCTTCGGCCTTCGTCAGGAAGGCATGGCGAAAGACAAGATCGCCGAACGGGTCGACGAAGCGATGACGATGCTGGAATTGCGTCCCTTCGCCAAGCGCAAGCCGAACCAGCTTTCAGGCGGCCAGCAGCAGCGCGTCGCTCTTGCCCGCGCCATTGCGAAGAAGCCCCGCATCGTGCTGCTCGACGAGCCATTGGGCGCGCTCGACAAGAAGCTTCGCCAGCAGGCGCAGTTCGAACTGATGCGCATTCAGGAAACGACGGGGACGACCTTCATCATCGTGACGCACGACCAGGAAGAAGCGATGACCGTTGCAAGCCGCATCGCCGTCATGGACAAGGGCGAACTGGTGCAGGTCGCGACGCCGGGCGATATCTACGAAAATCCGAAGACACGCTACATCGCGGGTTTCATCGGCGACGTGAATGTATTCGAAGGCAAGGTTTCGGCCGTTTCCGAAGGCTGCGTCGAAATCGATGCCAACGACGGATATAAATTCAAGACGCGCAGTGCCGAGCCCGTCACCGTCGGGCAGCAAGTGTGGCTGGCGCTGCGGCCGGAAAAAATCCGCATCGCGCATGACAAGCCTGCGAGCCCGCTCAACGCTATTCCGGGCAAGGTGGAGGACATCGGCTATCTCGGGTCGATCTCACATTATCATGTGCGGACAGCACCCGGCGAACGTGTGACCGCTCTGCGTGCCAATGCGGCGCACGCGGTCGAGCGCACGATCAATTGGGAAGAAGATGTGTGGCTGGACTGGCCTGTCGATGCAGGCGTGGTTCTGACGCGGTAGGAGTTTCAGATGGCAAGCGCGAACTCCTCCGGCCTCAAGCGATGGTATGTTATTGGGGCGCCGTATTTCTGGCTTTTCCTGTTTTTCCTCGTTCCGTTTTTCATCGTCTTCAAGCTGTCGCTGTCGGACTCGGCCATCGCCATTCCGCCGTATACGCCGACGTTCAACTGGAGCGACGGCATCAGCGGCTTCCTGTCGAAGCTCGATTTCGAGAACTACAAGTTCATCTTCAGCGATCCGCTGTACGTCAACGCGTATTGGTCGAGCCTCAAGATCGCGACCGTCGCGACGCTGATGACGCTGCTTGTTGCCTATCCGATCGCTTACGGAATGGCGCGGGCTCCCAAAGCTTGGCAACCAACGCTGATGATGCTCGTCATCTTGCCGTTCTGGACGTCATTCCTGATCCGCATCTATGCCTGGATCGGAATTTTGAAGAAGGAGGGGCTGCTCAACCTGTTTCTGATGCACTTCGGCATTATCAGCGAGCCGCTCAGCATTCTGAACACGACGACGGCCGTCTACATCGGCATCGTCTATTCGTACCTGCCATTCATGATCTTGCCGCTCTACGCGAGCCTCGAGAAAATCAGCCCGACGCTGCTCGAAGCCGCGGAAGATCTCGGCTCGCGCCCGTGGAAAGCGTTCTGGCAGGTGACGTTCCCGTTGTCGCTGCCGGGCGTGCTTGCAGGCTGCCTGCTGGTCTTCATTCCGGCCGTCGGCGAGTTCGTCATTCCCGATCTCCTCGGTGGGTCGGAAACGCTGATGATCGGGCGCACACTCTGGAACGAGTTCTTCAACAACCGTGACTGGCCGCTGTCGTCGGCGGTTGCCGTGGTGCTGCTGCTGGTGCTGATCTTGCCGATTGTCTTCTTCCAGCGACAGCAACAGAATGAGCGGGAGGCGGGCCGATGAAAAACCGGTTCTCTTGGTTCAACGCGACGTCACTGACACTGGGCTTCGCGTTCCTCTACATCCCGATCCTGCTGCTCGTCATTTACAGCTTCAACGAGTCGAAGCTGGTGACGGTGTGGGGCGGCTGGTCGACGAAGTGGTACGCCTCGCTGCTCGACAATACGGCGCTGAAGGAAGCGGCATGGGTCACCCTTCGCGTTGCCTTCATTTCGGCGACGGTCGCGACCGTGCTCGGCACGCTTGCGGCCATCACCTTGGTGCGCATGGGGCGCTTCCCCGGACGGACGCTGTTTTCGGGCATGATCTTCGCGCCGCTGGTCATGCCGGAAGTAATCACCGGCCTGTCGCTGCTTCTGCTGTTCGTCGCTCTCAACATCGATCGTGGGTTCTGGACCATCACGCTGGCGCACATCACGTTTACGATGTGCTATGCGGCCGTCGTGGTACAGGCGCGGTTGCAGGACTTCGACAAGTCGGTCGAGGAAGCGGCGATGGATCTCGGCGCGACGCCGGTCAACACGTTCTTCCAGGTGACGCTGCCGATCATCGCGCCGTCGGTGATTTCGGCGTGGCTGCTGTCGTTTACGCTGTCGCTCGACGATCTCGTGGTTGCCAGCTTCACGACGGGGCCGGGCGCCACGACGCTGCCGATGAAAATCTACAGTCAGGTGCGGCTCGGCGTGACGCCGGAAATCAACGCGATCTCGACGATCCTGATCGGCATCGTGACGGTCGGCGTGCTCGCCGCCGCCTATTTCACGAAACGGCAGTCGGAGCGTCAGGAGCGCGAGCGGCGTATCGCTTTCGGTGCGTCGGACTGATGACGTGTCATAATCGGCCGGCGCGATTTGTGCTCGCGCGCGAAGCAGGGTAATCGTGCTGGCCGTGACGGCTCAAGATCATATCAACTCCTATTACGCGGCGACCGCGAACGACCGGACGCGCTATCCGGCGCTCGAAGGCACGGTCAAGGCCGACGTGTGCGTCGTGGGCGGTGGTTTTTCCGGTGTCGCGACGGCGCTGACGATGGCGGAGCGCGGGCGTTCCGTCGTGCTGCTCGAAGCCAATCGCATTGGCTGGGGCGCGTCGGGGCGCAACGGCGGTCAGATGATCGGCGGCATCAGCGGCGAAGCGACGATCGAGCGTCAGCTCGGCAAGGCGGGCGCCAAGCTTGTCCGTGACATTCGCTATCGCGGGCATGAGATCATCGAAGATCGCGTCGCGAAATACGGCATCACCTGCGATCTGAAGCACGGCTGGATGGAGGTCGCGGCGCGGCCGAGGCACATGCCGGGTCTGCGCGCGCATTACGAAGAGCGCGTGAAGGAGGGCGAGGGCGATCATCTCGAACTCGTCGAGTCTGTCGATCTTCCGCGTGTGCTCGGCACGTCCATTTATCATGGCGGCTTCATCGATCGCCGCAGCGGGCATGTGCACGGACTCAATCTCTGTCTCGGGGAAGCGCGCGCCGCGACGGGCCTCGGTGTCAGGATTTTCGAAGACAGCCCGGTGGTGGCGCTCGAAGGCGGCGCGAAGCCGTACGTCAGAACCGAACGCGGGCGCGTCGAGGCCGGAACGGTGGTCATCGGCGGCGAAATTTTTGATCGTTTCGGTCAGGAGCGGCTTCGCGGTCTAATGCTGCCGACGGGAAGCTACATCATCGCGACGGAGCCGCTGAGTGAGGCGATGGTCGCAGAGATCAATCCGCAGGATCTCGCCGTTTGCGACAGCAATGTCGTGCTCGATTATTATCGCTTGTCGGCGGATCGGCGGATGTTGTTCGGCGGGCGCTGCAACTATTCAAACCGCGATCCGAAGGACATCGGCGCGTCGATGCGGCCGCGCATGATCGAGATTTTTCCGCAGCTCAAGGACGCGAAGATCGACTTCGCATGGGGCGGGCGGATCGCGATCGTCATGAACCGGGTGCCGGTGATCGAGCGCCTGGAGCCGAACCTTTATGTTCTGCAGGGCTATTCAGGGCACGGGGTGAACGCAACGCACATCGGGGCGGAGATCGTGTCAGACGCGATTTGCGGCGTGACGGAAAGGTTCGATCTTTTCGACCGCATCCGGCATACGCGACTGCCGCTCAGCGACGTGTTCGGCAATCAGATGTTGGCGCTCGGCATGCTCTATTACCGCCTGCGCGATCTGCTTTAGCGCGGCATCCGCAGATTGCGTTGGGAAACCGCCCAAGCGCTTCACGCCAGCCCAACCCGCTCCCATTGAAGTCCACTGGAAATGCGGAGCGCGTGAAAGAAACGTGGATGGCCGCCTTCGCGGCCATGACGGAAAGAGGAGAGTTGCGCGACCGGAAGTCTGTCTCCGCTCTAAAAGCACCAGTATGCGTCGAGGCAACGTGCGCTACGTTTGTCCATCTCACGTCATGGCCGCGAAGGCGGCCATCCACGCAAGCAGCAACGAGCGATTGTCAGGCGTCGGCTACCAGCGCAGGAAGCGCGCGCCGATCATTGCGCCGAGGGCGGCCATCAGTGCGAAGCCGAAGGGGTACCAGGCCATGACGAAGAGCGGACTGTCGTCGGCGCAGTGGCTAGCATAGAGCGTCGCCGCGATCGCTGCCGAGAGGATGCCGCCGACGGCGCCTGCAATCGCCGGGTTGGCCGGAGCCCCGCACTTCAAGGCATAGAGGATCGCCGCGAAGGGTGCCAA includes these proteins:
- a CDS encoding NAD(P)/FAD-dependent oxidoreductase, which codes for MLAVTAQDHINSYYAATANDRTRYPALEGTVKADVCVVGGGFSGVATALTMAERGRSVVLLEANRIGWGASGRNGGQMIGGISGEATIERQLGKAGAKLVRDIRYRGHEIIEDRVAKYGITCDLKHGWMEVAARPRHMPGLRAHYEERVKEGEGDHLELVESVDLPRVLGTSIYHGGFIDRRSGHVHGLNLCLGEARAATGLGVRIFEDSPVVALEGGAKPYVRTERGRVEAGTVVIGGEIFDRFGQERLRGLMLPTGSYIIATEPLSEAMVAEINPQDLAVCDSNVVLDYYRLSADRRMLFGGRCNYSNRDPKDIGASMRPRMIEIFPQLKDAKIDFAWGGRIAIVMNRVPVIERLEPNLYVLQGYSGHGVNATHIGAEIVSDAICGVTERFDLFDRIRHTRLPLSDVFGNQMLALGMLYYRLRDLL
- a CDS encoding ABC transporter permease — translated: MASANSSGLKRWYVIGAPYFWLFLFFLVPFFIVFKLSLSDSAIAIPPYTPTFNWSDGISGFLSKLDFENYKFIFSDPLYVNAYWSSLKIATVATLMTLLVAYPIAYGMARAPKAWQPTLMMLVILPFWTSFLIRIYAWIGILKKEGLLNLFLMHFGIISEPLSILNTTTAVYIGIVYSYLPFMILPLYASLEKISPTLLEAAEDLGSRPWKAFWQVTFPLSLPGVLAGCLLVFIPAVGEFVIPDLLGGSETLMIGRTLWNEFFNNRDWPLSSAVAVVLLLVLILPIVFFQRQQQNEREAGR
- a CDS encoding ABC transporter ATP-binding protein, yielding MTVGMIGDAKQPGAGPQRAGPRTAAPQSGFAPWKDPNKSSIVRFENVTKKFDDFVAVNNVTLDIYEREFFALLGPSGCGKSTLLRMLAGFEMPTDGRTIVAGQDITNLPPYERPVNMMFQSYALFPHMTVEGNIGFGLRQEGMAKDKIAERVDEAMTMLELRPFAKRKPNQLSGGQQQRVALARAIAKKPRIVLLDEPLGALDKKLRQQAQFELMRIQETTGTTFIIVTHDQEEAMTVASRIAVMDKGELVQVATPGDIYENPKTRYIAGFIGDVNVFEGKVSAVSEGCVEIDANDGYKFKTRSAEPVTVGQQVWLALRPEKIRIAHDKPASPLNAIPGKVEDIGYLGSISHYHVRTAPGERVTALRANAAHAVERTINWEEDVWLDWPVDAGVVLTR
- a CDS encoding ABC transporter permease — translated: MKNRFSWFNATSLTLGFAFLYIPILLLVIYSFNESKLVTVWGGWSTKWYASLLDNTALKEAAWVTLRVAFISATVATVLGTLAAITLVRMGRFPGRTLFSGMIFAPLVMPEVITGLSLLLLFVALNIDRGFWTITLAHITFTMCYAAVVVQARLQDFDKSVEEAAMDLGATPVNTFFQVTLPIIAPSVISAWLLSFTLSLDDLVVASFTTGPGATTLPMKIYSQVRLGVTPEINAISTILIGIVTVGVLAAAYFTKRQSERQERERRIAFGASD
- a CDS encoding polyamine ABC transporter substrate-binding protein yields the protein MLTFGKAARRAACVALSFAALFAGAATQAADKEVRIFNWSDYIDPQILTDFTKETGIKVVYDVYDSNEVLETKLLAGGSGYDVVVPTGPFLSRQITAGVFQKLDKSKLPNLSNMWPEIMKQLAIYDPGNDYAINYMWGTTGIGYNIGKVKERMADAPVDSWDLIFKPEILAKFKDCGVMMLDAPDDILPAALNYLGLDPNSSKPEDIEKAGALMEKVRPFVQKFHSSEYINALANGDICIAVGYSGDILQARTRAQEAKNGQEIGYSLPKQGAQMWFDEMAIPADAKHPEEAHVFLNYMMRPEVIAKASNYVSYANGNLASQKLIDETITSDKSIYPDPDGMKRLFVKTAYDPKTQRVVTRTWTKVVTGQ